In Collimonas arenae, a single genomic region encodes these proteins:
- a CDS encoding tyrosine-type recombinase/integrase: protein MALLIGIAQLAARVNGIPLRGVFTLAGCDIKNLDNPLEEIKNAKHQKASPDPLSTEDMEAIFRDMKKEYDPQVANYFEFAFLTGMRPEELIALKWADIDWHHATIKVQRARTFKGREKSLKMHEMRNVDLVKRAIAALKAQKPYTYLKKSDIFSNPNTGNAWHDERSQRDHYWKPTLKKLGIRERRTY from the coding sequence ATGGCATTATTAATCGGCATCGCCCAGTTGGCTGCCCGAGTCAATGGGATTCCTTTGCGCGGGGTCTTCACCCTCGCCGGTTGCGACATCAAGAATCTGGACAATCCGTTGGAAGAAATAAAAAACGCGAAGCACCAAAAGGCGTCGCCAGATCCGCTTTCCACTGAAGATATGGAAGCAATCTTCCGCGACATGAAGAAGGAGTACGACCCACAGGTTGCGAATTATTTCGAGTTTGCGTTTTTGACTGGAATGCGTCCGGAAGAACTCATTGCGCTGAAGTGGGCAGATATCGACTGGCACCATGCCACCATTAAAGTACAAAGGGCCAGAACATTCAAAGGACGAGAGAAAAGTCTCAAGATGCACGAAATGCGCAATGTCGACCTAGTAAAACGTGCTATCGCTGCCTTGAAGGCACAGAAACCGTATACCTATTTGAAAAAATCCGACATATTCAGCAATCCAAATACCGGGAACGCTTGGCATGACGAACGCTCGCAAAGAGATCATTATTGGAAGCCGACGCTGAAGAAACTTGGAATTAGGGAGCGCCGCACTTATTAG
- the dnaQ gene encoding DNA polymerase III subunit epsilon: protein MRQIVLDTETTGLNPRTGDRIIEIGCVELMNRRLTGNNFHRYINPERDSEEGALAVHGLTTAFLSDKPKFAEIFDELREYTRGAQVIIHNAPFDLGFLDAEYKLLRQSPFSSDVAGVIDTLVQAKEMYPGKRNSLDALCDRYGISNAHRTLHGALLDSELLAEVYLAMTRGQNSFSIDVGGGHNDVDGGGATLELLPLAEIVVRAANEEELAAHELLLNGLDKDAKGTCIWRKPAPEPAENMP, encoded by the coding sequence ATGCGACAAATTGTTCTGGATACCGAAACTACCGGTCTCAATCCGCGTACCGGCGACCGCATCATCGAAATCGGTTGCGTCGAATTGATGAACCGGCGGCTGACCGGTAATAATTTTCATCGCTATATCAACCCCGAGCGCGATTCGGAAGAGGGCGCGCTCGCAGTCCACGGCTTGACGACGGCATTTTTGAGCGATAAACCGAAGTTTGCCGAGATTTTCGATGAACTCCGCGAGTACACGCGCGGCGCCCAAGTCATCATCCACAATGCTCCCTTCGATTTGGGTTTCCTCGACGCTGAATACAAACTCCTGCGCCAAAGCCCATTCTCTAGCGATGTCGCTGGCGTGATCGATACGCTGGTGCAGGCCAAGGAAATGTACCCGGGCAAGCGCAACTCCTTGGATGCCTTGTGCGATCGCTATGGCATTTCCAACGCCCATCGCACCTTGCACGGCGCGCTGCTGGACTCGGAATTGCTGGCTGAAGTCTATCTGGCGATGACACGCGGCCAGAACAGCTTCAGCATCGATGTCGGTGGCGGCCACAATGATGTAGACGGTGGCGGCGCAACGCTGGAGTTGTTGCCTTTGGCGGAAATTGTAGTGCGCGCAGCCAATGAAGAAGAACTGGCCGCGCATGAGTTGCTGCTAAACGGCTTGGATAAGGACGCCAAAGGTACGTGCATATGGCGCAAACCCGCCCCCGAACCCGCAGAAAACATGCCATAA
- the rnhA gene encoding ribonuclease HI has product MDKVEIFADGACKGNPGTGGWGALLVADGKEKELFGGERNTTNNRMELKAVIEALTALTRPCEVIVFTDSQYVQKGISEWIHGWKARGWKTAAREPVKNVDLWQALDAAQARHKIEWRWVKGHAGHVGNERADQLANRGVTTVL; this is encoded by the coding sequence ATGGATAAAGTAGAAATTTTTGCCGATGGCGCATGCAAAGGCAACCCCGGCACTGGTGGTTGGGGGGCGCTGCTGGTGGCGGATGGCAAGGAAAAGGAATTGTTCGGCGGTGAACGCAATACCACCAATAACCGGATGGAGCTGAAGGCGGTCATCGAAGCGCTGACCGCCTTGACCCGCCCATGCGAGGTAATTGTGTTCACGGATAGCCAGTACGTGCAAAAAGGTATCAGCGAGTGGATTCACGGCTGGAAAGCGCGCGGCTGGAAAACCGCAGCGCGCGAACCGGTAAAGAACGTCGACTTGTGGCAGGCGTTGGATGCGGCGCAGGCGCGGCATAAGATCGAATGGCGCTGGGTAAAAGGGCATGCAGGCCATGTCGGCAACGAGCGCGCCGACCAGCTTGCCAATCGTGGCGTGACGACGGTTTTATAA
- a CDS encoding class I SAM-dependent methyltransferase, which yields MGNPSAEKSIIALGPWLQTPTGSYMLEWEQARLDAMTADIFGFNAMQIGVPQIKALQANRMRHKWLTDSRLPEAGEAQSGIVVTHDFAELPFASQSLDLVVLPHVLEFAAEPHQILREVERVLIPEGQVIICGFNPASLWGVRQTAGRMSGAHFLPQNAEFISLLRLKDWLKLLNMEVNRGHFGCYAPPYTSSKWLHRFAFMEKAGNRWWPYFGAIYIVQAVKRVKGMHLVGPAFSKQAIKAARGVPATNKIHKTDQAGIE from the coding sequence ATGGGAAATCCGTCAGCAGAAAAGTCCATTATAGCGCTCGGCCCCTGGCTGCAGACACCCACCGGCAGTTACATGCTGGAATGGGAGCAGGCGCGCCTGGACGCGATGACGGCGGATATCTTCGGCTTCAACGCAATGCAGATCGGTGTACCGCAAATCAAGGCGCTGCAGGCCAATCGCATGCGCCATAAATGGTTGACGGACAGCCGCTTGCCGGAGGCCGGCGAGGCGCAGTCCGGTATAGTGGTGACCCACGATTTTGCAGAATTGCCGTTTGCTTCGCAAAGCCTGGATCTGGTGGTGTTGCCGCACGTGCTGGAATTTGCCGCCGAGCCGCACCAGATTTTGCGTGAGGTCGAGCGGGTGCTGATTCCTGAAGGACAAGTCATCATTTGCGGCTTTAATCCCGCCAGCCTGTGGGGAGTCCGGCAGACGGCGGGTCGCATGTCCGGAGCGCATTTCTTGCCGCAAAATGCTGAGTTCATCAGCTTACTGCGTCTGAAAGACTGGTTGAAGTTATTGAACATGGAAGTTAACCGTGGCCATTTCGGCTGCTATGCGCCGCCATATACCAGCAGCAAATGGCTGCACCGTTTTGCTTTCATGGAAAAGGCCGGCAATCGCTGGTGGCCGTATTTCGGCGCTATATATATTGTGCAGGCGGTCAAAAGAGTCAAGGGCATGCATTTGGTCGGTCCGGCTTTCAGCAAGCAGGCCATCAAGGCTGCGCGCGGGGTGCCTGCCACCAATAAGATTCATAAGACGGATCAAGCTGGTATTGAGTAA
- the gloB gene encoding hydroxyacylglutathione hydrolase translates to MPALLNKSLSVLAVPAFNDNYLWLIHNSRHAAVVDPGDAQPILASLEAHGLTLAAILLTHHHADHAGGVQTLLQHFKVPVFGPAGETIAGVTQGLAEGDTATIPELALSLSVIDVPGHTSGHIAYVAQGHPWLFCGDTLFAGGCGRLFEGSPSQMVSSLAKLSTLPGDTLVYCAHEYTISNLRFALAVEPDNAQLVARMANEQAKRDLQQATVPSTIALENATNPFLRYQQPTIIASLNDSGRLTAKQLETGPVAAFAALREWKNGFK, encoded by the coding sequence ATGCCTGCCTTATTAAATAAATCGTTGAGTGTGTTGGCAGTACCGGCGTTTAACGACAATTATTTGTGGCTGATTCACAATAGCCGCCATGCCGCAGTGGTCGACCCTGGCGATGCACAGCCGATTCTGGCCTCACTCGAAGCACATGGCCTGACACTTGCTGCTATTTTACTGACTCATCACCATGCTGACCATGCCGGCGGCGTACAAACTTTGCTGCAACATTTCAAAGTCCCTGTATTTGGTCCTGCAGGCGAAACCATCGCCGGCGTCACTCAAGGACTGGCCGAGGGCGATACCGCCACCATTCCGGAACTGGCGTTAAGCCTTTCAGTGATAGATGTTCCCGGCCACACCAGCGGTCATATTGCCTACGTGGCGCAAGGCCATCCCTGGCTATTTTGCGGCGACACCCTGTTTGCCGGCGGCTGCGGACGCCTGTTTGAAGGCAGCCCGAGCCAGATGGTCAGCTCCCTGGCAAAACTAAGCACGTTGCCGGGAGACACTTTAGTCTACTGCGCTCATGAATATACCATCTCGAATCTGCGCTTTGCCTTGGCGGTAGAGCCAGACAATGCCCAGTTGGTGGCCCGCATGGCAAACGAACAAGCCAAACGCGACCTCCAGCAAGCCACGGTTCCCTCGACCATTGCATTGGAAAATGCCACCAACCCCTTCCTCCGTTACCAACAGCCAACGATTATTGCCAGCCTCAATGACAGCGGCCGCCTCACGGCCAAACAGCTGGAAACTGGTCCGGTAGCGGCTTTTGCTGCATTGCGGGAATGGAAAAACGGTTTCAAATAA
- a CDS encoding transglycosylase SLT domain-containing protein, with protein MYQLKLKTFAFAALAFFGTPLLAHANDISIYTPTFSLIDPNDPSAGMLGMEQVDIWARIRKGFAIPDLDNQQVVNQTDFYSARPEYFERTTVRASRYLFHVVQELEKRGMPTELALLPFIESAFNPEALSSAKAAGMWQFVPSTGRDYNLKQNMFKDERRDVLASTDAALTYLQKLYGMFGDWQLALAAYNWGEGSVQRAINKNQAAGLPTDFNSLAPLMPAETRNYVPKLQAVKNIIAAPEMYNIALPKVDNQPYFVTIGKTRDIDVKVAAQLAELSLDEFKALNPQFNRPVIIGSADTKILLPESNAEKFKNNLTKFTQTLSSWTSHTVGSARERIETIAAKFDTTPAVIREVNHIPPKMLLKAGSTILVPKTEASDTDITAEVADNATMAVTPDAPESRRIYVKVGKRDTLASIASRYRVSVSQVKAWNGLHHDGVSRGQSLQLQVPNRMVASSSGGKKSGHNVRYHTAAASGKNKVAAKKNGKPVVLASARGSRS; from the coding sequence ATGTACCAGCTAAAACTCAAGACATTCGCCTTCGCCGCACTGGCTTTTTTTGGCACTCCGCTCTTGGCTCACGCCAACGACATTTCCATCTATACCCCCACTTTCAGCTTGATCGATCCGAACGACCCCAGCGCTGGCATGCTTGGCATGGAGCAAGTCGATATTTGGGCACGGATACGCAAAGGGTTCGCCATTCCCGACCTGGATAACCAGCAGGTGGTCAACCAGACCGATTTCTACAGCGCCCGGCCTGAATATTTTGAGCGCACCACGGTACGCGCTTCCCGCTATTTGTTTCATGTAGTCCAAGAGCTGGAAAAACGCGGCATGCCGACCGAACTGGCGCTGCTGCCATTCATCGAATCGGCCTTCAATCCGGAAGCCCTGTCCAGCGCCAAGGCAGCTGGCATGTGGCAGTTCGTACCATCTACCGGACGCGACTACAACCTCAAGCAAAACATGTTCAAGGACGAGCGCCGTGACGTCCTGGCCTCGACCGACGCTGCGTTGACCTATCTGCAAAAACTGTATGGCATGTTCGGCGACTGGCAACTGGCGCTGGCCGCCTACAACTGGGGCGAAGGATCGGTGCAGCGCGCCATCAACAAGAACCAGGCCGCCGGCTTGCCGACCGATTTCAACAGCCTGGCACCTCTGATGCCGGCCGAAACCCGCAATTACGTTCCCAAGCTGCAAGCAGTGAAGAACATTATTGCTGCGCCGGAAATGTATAACATCGCGTTGCCAAAAGTCGACAACCAGCCTTACTTTGTGACGATCGGCAAGACGCGCGATATCGACGTCAAGGTTGCGGCGCAGTTGGCGGAATTGTCGCTGGACGAATTCAAGGCCCTGAATCCGCAATTCAACCGCCCGGTCATTATCGGTAGCGCGGATACCAAGATCTTGCTACCGGAAAGCAACGCTGAAAAATTCAAGAATAACCTCACCAAATTTACCCAGACGCTGTCATCGTGGACTTCGCATACCGTCGGCAGCGCCCGTGAGCGGATTGAAACCATCGCGGCCAAATTCGATACAACCCCAGCCGTCATCCGCGAAGTCAATCACATTCCGCCAAAGATGCTGCTGAAAGCCGGCTCCACCATCCTCGTACCGAAAACCGAAGCTTCTGATACCGATATCACCGCTGAAGTCGCCGACAATGCCACCATGGCGGTAACCCCGGATGCACCGGAAAGCCGCCGCATCTATGTCAAAGTCGGCAAGCGCGACACTTTGGCGTCGATCGCGTCGCGCTATCGCGTCAGCGTGAGCCAGGTGAAAGCCTGGAATGGCTTGCATCATGATGGCGTCAGCCGCGGCCAAAGCCTGCAGTTGCAAGTGCCGAACCGCATGGTGGCGTCAAGCTCCGGCGGCAAAAAATCTGGTCACAATGTCCGTTATCACACCGCAGCTGCGAGCGGCAAAAACAAGGTGGCCGCGAAAAAGAACGGCAAGCCGGTGGTATTGGCTTCCGCCAGAGGCTCGCGCAGCTGA
- the fabI gene encoding enoyl-ACP reductase FabI gives MAFLQGKKILITGLLSNRSIAYGIAQACKREGAELAFTYVGDRFKERITNFAKEFDSELIFDCDVGSDEQINALFADLGKSWDHLDGLVHAIGFAPADAIAGDFLDGLSREGFKIAHDISAYSFPAMAKAAIPLLRPNSALLTLTYLGSERVVPNYNTMGLAKASLEASVRYLAGSLGPKGIRVNGISAGPIKTLAASGIKGFGKILGFVAEHAPLRRNVTVEDVGNAAAFLLSDLSSGITGEITYVDGGFSHVVGGIAE, from the coding sequence ATGGCATTCCTGCAAGGCAAAAAAATTCTGATCACCGGTTTGCTGTCTAACCGCTCAATCGCTTACGGTATCGCACAAGCTTGCAAACGCGAAGGCGCCGAACTGGCGTTTACCTATGTCGGCGACCGCTTCAAGGAACGCATTACCAATTTTGCAAAAGAATTCGACAGCGAATTGATTTTCGACTGCGACGTCGGTAGCGACGAACAAATCAACGCCCTGTTTGCCGACCTCGGCAAATCCTGGGACCACCTGGACGGTCTGGTGCACGCTATCGGCTTCGCTCCCGCCGATGCGATTGCCGGTGACTTCCTGGACGGTTTGTCGCGCGAAGGCTTCAAGATTGCGCATGATATTTCAGCCTACAGCTTCCCGGCAATGGCAAAAGCGGCGATTCCGCTGCTGCGCCCGAACTCGGCGCTGCTGACCCTGACCTATCTTGGTTCGGAACGCGTGGTCCCTAACTACAACACGATGGGCTTGGCCAAGGCATCGCTGGAAGCCAGCGTCCGCTACCTGGCCGGTTCGCTAGGCCCTAAGGGCATCCGCGTCAACGGCATTTCCGCTGGACCGATCAAAACCCTGGCCGCCAGCGGCATCAAGGGCTTTGGCAAAATCTTGGGTTTTGTCGCCGAGCACGCGCCGTTGCGCCGCAATGTAACGGTGGAAGACGTCGGCAATGCAGCCGCGTTCTTGTTGTCGGACCTGTCCAGCGGCATCACTGGCGAGATCACCTACGTCGATGGCGGCTTCTCGCATGTGGTGGGCGGCATCGCCGAGTAA
- a CDS encoding OmpA family protein — translation MDNNDGEQRAALGIVWAIVGVVVVAMLLLAGYFGVTAGKGADKPAATVAAPATAASGVAAGAETAVVGVPAVVKILFETGKSEVPASAATDLGPVEMYLKANPAATAAVSGFHDASGNADVNAEVSKDRAKAVRAVLVAAGVEEARVTLDKPQVSLAGDDAGARRVEVTVHQ, via the coding sequence ATGGATAATAACGATGGTGAACAAAGGGCAGCATTGGGAATTGTCTGGGCGATCGTTGGCGTGGTCGTGGTGGCAATGTTGTTGCTGGCTGGTTATTTTGGCGTCACTGCAGGTAAAGGTGCTGACAAACCAGCCGCAACGGTGGCAGCACCAGCCACAGCCGCGTCTGGCGTTGCCGCAGGCGCAGAAACCGCAGTTGTCGGCGTTCCTGCCGTTGTGAAAATCCTCTTTGAAACCGGGAAATCCGAAGTCCCTGCCAGTGCCGCCACTGATCTCGGCCCCGTCGAGATGTATCTGAAAGCGAATCCGGCCGCTACGGCTGCGGTTTCCGGTTTTCACGATGCTAGCGGCAATGCCGACGTCAATGCGGAAGTGTCAAAAGATCGCGCCAAGGCTGTGCGCGCGGTACTGGTCGCGGCTGGTGTGGAAGAGGCCCGTGTGACACTGGACAAGCCGCAGGTTTCGTTGGCGGGCGACGATGCCGGCGCCCGCCGGGTCGAGGTGACTGTTCATCAGTAA
- a CDS encoding DEAD/DEAH box helicase: protein MTFESLGLHTSVIKALTEAGYTKPTAVQEQAVPAAIEGRDLMVSSQTGSGKTAAFMLPALHKFASEQQAAPAAGNKTPNQEMQASRARGERPRFKPAQPKMLVLTPTRELALQVTTATDKYGSHMKRVKAISILGGMPYPKQMQLLAKNPEILVATPGRLIDHMESGKIDFSQLQILVLDEADRMLDMGFIDDIEKIVDATPETRQTMLFSATLDGVVGNMAKRITKNPMIIQIAGSASKHENIQQKVHFVDDLSHKNRLLDHLLRDVTMDQAVVFTATKRDADTIADRLNIAGFAAAALHGDMHQGARNRTLDSLRRGQVRVLVATDVAARGIDVPAITHVFNYDLPKFPEDYVHRIGRTGRAGRNGVAVSLVNHAEGVNVKRIERFTKQLIPVDVVEGFEPKRSASAPRSNHKPGGWKPGDNRGGAKPGGRTFSKPGAPRKEGGGGGYKGNRSNDSGARRSFGDR, encoded by the coding sequence ATGACTTTTGAATCACTTGGCCTCCACACGTCCGTTATCAAAGCACTGACCGAGGCTGGCTACACCAAGCCGACCGCTGTTCAAGAACAAGCAGTCCCGGCCGCTATCGAAGGCCGCGACCTGATGGTTTCGTCGCAAACCGGCTCCGGCAAGACCGCAGCATTCATGCTGCCTGCCCTCCACAAATTCGCTTCCGAGCAGCAGGCTGCCCCTGCAGCCGGCAACAAGACCCCTAATCAAGAAATGCAAGCCTCCCGCGCACGCGGCGAGCGTCCACGCTTCAAGCCAGCACAGCCAAAGATGCTGGTGCTGACGCCGACCCGCGAACTGGCTTTGCAAGTTACTACCGCAACCGACAAATACGGTTCGCACATGAAGCGCGTCAAGGCGATTTCGATCCTGGGCGGCATGCCTTATCCGAAGCAGATGCAATTGCTGGCCAAGAATCCGGAAATCCTGGTGGCGACACCTGGCCGTTTGATCGACCACATGGAATCCGGCAAGATCGATTTCTCGCAACTGCAAATCCTGGTGCTGGACGAAGCTGACCGCATGCTGGACATGGGCTTCATCGACGACATCGAAAAAATCGTTGACGCAACTCCAGAAACTCGTCAAACCATGCTGTTCTCGGCTACGCTGGATGGCGTTGTCGGCAACATGGCAAAGCGCATTACCAAGAACCCGATGATCATCCAGATCGCCGGTTCCGCCAGCAAGCACGAAAACATCCAACAGAAGGTTCACTTCGTCGACGACCTGTCGCACAAGAATCGCCTGCTGGACCACCTGCTGCGCGACGTCACTATGGATCAGGCTGTTGTATTTACAGCGACCAAGCGTGACGCCGATACGATCGCCGATCGCCTCAATATCGCCGGCTTCGCTGCCGCCGCCCTGCATGGCGACATGCATCAAGGCGCGCGTAACCGTACCCTGGACAGCCTGCGTCGCGGTCAAGTCCGTGTGCTGGTTGCGACCGACGTTGCCGCGCGCGGTATCGACGTTCCTGCAATCACCCACGTATTCAACTACGATCTGCCGAAGTTCCCGGAAGACTATGTTCACCGTATTGGTCGTACCGGCCGTGCCGGTCGTAACGGCGTTGCAGTATCGCTGGTGAACCACGCTGAAGGCGTCAACGTCAAGCGTATCGAACGCTTCACCAAGCAATTGATCCCTGTCGATGTCGTTGAAGGTTTCGAACCAAAGCGCAGCGCTTCGGCGCCACGCTCGAACCACAAACCAGGTGGCTGGAAACCAGGCGATAACCGTGGCGGCGCAAAGCCGGGCGGCCGTACTTTCAGCAAGCCAGGCGCACCACGTAAAGAAGGCGGCGGTGGCGGCTACAAAGGCAACCGCTCGAACGACAGCGGTGCACGTCGCTCGTTTGGCGACCGTTAA
- a CDS encoding DMT family transporter, protein MTTGVIALVLCAALLHASWNAMLKSSGDRLWAITLMTIGSAAAALPIVLWAPMPAAASWPYILMSVALHAGYNLFLVRAYRAGDFGQSYPIARGSSPLLVSLGAAFFAGEQLGVLTLIGVALISLGIISLAQIKFNNKRNLDGHRQWDAPLSAFTTGLFIAGYTIVDGLGSRLAGSAASYAGWMFLLDGLPLLVIYLSLHGRLPAVVATRATWNALGGGVMSLLAYGIVIWAITLAPMGPVSALRETSVLFAALIARMFLGEALTFRRLSSCAVIAAGAVMLGWAS, encoded by the coding sequence ATGACGACTGGCGTGATTGCTTTGGTATTGTGCGCAGCCTTGCTGCATGCTTCCTGGAACGCCATGCTGAAAAGCAGCGGCGATCGTTTGTGGGCCATCACCCTGATGACGATTGGCTCTGCGGCGGCTGCGCTGCCCATCGTGTTGTGGGCGCCGATGCCGGCGGCTGCCAGCTGGCCCTATATCCTGATGTCGGTGGCGCTGCATGCCGGCTACAACCTGTTTCTGGTCCGCGCCTATCGGGCCGGCGATTTCGGCCAATCCTACCCAATTGCGCGCGGCTCATCGCCGTTGCTGGTTTCCCTAGGTGCGGCTTTTTTTGCCGGTGAGCAGTTGGGTGTTTTGACGCTCATTGGGGTTGCCCTGATTTCGCTCGGCATCATTAGCCTGGCCCAAATCAAATTCAATAACAAGCGCAACCTGGACGGTCACCGCCAATGGGACGCGCCTTTGTCTGCATTTACCACTGGCTTGTTCATTGCAGGCTATACCATCGTCGACGGCCTCGGTTCACGCCTGGCTGGCAGTGCAGCATCCTACGCTGGCTGGATGTTCTTGCTCGATGGCCTACCCTTGCTGGTGATTTACTTGTCGCTGCATGGTCGCCTGCCTGCGGTGGTGGCCACGCGTGCTACCTGGAACGCGCTCGGCGGCGGCGTCATGTCGCTGCTGGCGTATGGCATTGTGATCTGGGCGATTACCCTGGCGCCGATGGGACCGGTATCTGCATTGCGTGAGACGTCGGTTTTGTTTGCCGCGCTAATTGCGCGCATGTTCCTGGGTGAAGCCTTGACCTTCCGGCGGCTGTCTTCGTGTGCCGTGATTGCAGCGGGCGCGGTGATGTTAGGATGGGCGTCCTGA
- a CDS encoding ABC transporter ATP-binding protein encodes MIQLDQLSKVFTQKDGNKVKAVDEVNLTVAEGEICVFLGPSGCGKTTTLKMINRLITPSSGRVLLNGEDTADIDAVTLRRKIGYVIQQVGLFPNMTIEENITVVPRLLGWDKKRCHERATELMAMVALDPKRFLSRYPREMSGGQQQRIGVIRALAADPPVLLMDEPFGAVDPINRESIQNEFFQMQRALNKTVIMVSHDIDEAIKLGDKIAIFRAGKLVQVDHPDTLLARPKDEFVGSFVGQDATLKRLLLVRAGDAATTSATVQEDACMTTAYGVMDENDYRYVTVTNAANHALGYVSRRDARGGGQGACIEKMKPFTVSAAPDENLRVVLSKMYKHSTSWMPVIDQDNSYLGEVTQDSIADYLSSGRSRAK; translated from the coding sequence ATGATTCAACTCGATCAACTCAGTAAAGTATTCACGCAAAAAGACGGCAACAAGGTCAAGGCTGTGGATGAAGTCAACCTGACGGTTGCCGAAGGTGAAATCTGCGTTTTCCTGGGACCTTCCGGTTGCGGCAAGACCACTACCTTGAAAATGATCAATCGCTTGATTACACCGAGTTCCGGCCGCGTGCTGTTGAATGGCGAAGATACTGCCGATATCGATGCAGTGACCTTGCGCCGGAAAATCGGCTATGTGATCCAGCAGGTGGGTTTGTTTCCCAACATGACCATCGAAGAAAACATCACAGTGGTGCCGCGTCTGCTGGGCTGGGACAAGAAGCGCTGCCATGAACGCGCAACCGAACTGATGGCAATGGTGGCGCTCGATCCCAAGCGTTTCCTGAGCCGCTATCCGCGCGAGATGTCGGGCGGGCAGCAGCAAAGGATCGGCGTGATTCGCGCGCTGGCGGCAGATCCGCCGGTGTTGTTGATGGATGAGCCGTTCGGCGCGGTCGATCCGATCAACCGCGAATCGATCCAGAACGAATTCTTCCAGATGCAACGCGCACTCAACAAGACCGTCATCATGGTCAGCCACGATATCGACGAAGCCATCAAACTGGGCGACAAGATCGCGATTTTCCGCGCCGGTAAGCTGGTGCAGGTGGATCATCCTGATACCTTGCTGGCGCGGCCTAAAGATGAATTCGTCGGTTCCTTCGTCGGCCAGGATGCGACCTTGAAACGTCTGCTGCTGGTGCGCGCCGGCGACGCCGCCACTACCTCGGCAACGGTGCAGGAGGATGCCTGCATGACGACTGCGTACGGCGTGATGGATGAGAACGACTACCGTTATGTGACCGTCACCAACGCCGCCAATCATGCGTTGGGTTATGTCTCGCGGCGCGATGCGCGCGGCGGCGGGCAGGGCGCTTGTATCGAAAAAATGAAGCCGTTTACCGTCAGCGCGGCGCCGGATGAAAACCTGCGCGTCGTGTTGTCGAAGATGTACAAGCACAGCACCAGCTGGATGCCGGTAATCGATCAGGATAATAGCTATCTGGGCGAGGTGACCCAGGATTCGATCGCCGACTATCTCAGTTCCGGCCGTTCGCGCGCCAAGTAA
- a CDS encoding ABC transporter permease produces MTFFNYLFSAWPEILHLTIQHLMLVGIAVGLAILIGVPLGIVMIRHRWLASPMMGVATVILTLPSIALFGLMIPLFSRFGQGLGPLPAITAVFLYSLLPIMRNTYLALDGIEHGIKEAGIGIGMTFWQRLRLVDLPLSVPVILGGVRTAVVMNIGVMAVAAIIGAGGLGVLILHAISQSNMQKLVVGAVLISLLAIVADLLLQWLQRLLTPKGMQKS; encoded by the coding sequence ATGACATTTTTTAATTATCTGTTTAGCGCCTGGCCGGAAATCCTGCACCTCACCATCCAGCACCTGATGCTGGTTGGCATCGCGGTCGGCCTGGCGATCCTGATCGGCGTGCCGCTCGGTATCGTGATGATTCGCCACCGCTGGCTGGCCAGTCCGATGATGGGTGTGGCGACCGTCATCCTGACCTTGCCATCGATTGCCTTGTTCGGCTTGATGATCCCGTTGTTCTCGCGCTTCGGCCAGGGCCTGGGGCCGCTGCCGGCGATCACTGCGGTGTTCCTGTACTCGCTGTTGCCGATCATGCGCAATACCTATCTGGCGCTGGATGGCATCGAGCACGGCATCAAGGAAGCCGGCATCGGCATCGGCATGACCTTCTGGCAGCGGTTGCGGCTGGTCGATCTGCCTTTGTCGGTACCGGTCATCTTGGGCGGCGTTCGTACTGCCGTCGTCATGAATATCGGCGTGATGGCCGTGGCGGCGATTATCGGCGCCGGTGGCCTGGGCGTCCTGATCCTGCATGCCATCAGCCAGAGCAACATGCAAAAACTCGTAGTGGGCGCGGTCTTGATCAGCTTGCTGGCGATCGTCGCCGACCTGCTGCTGCAATGGCTGCAGCGCCTGCTTACACCGAAAGGAATGCAAAAATCATGA